The proteins below come from a single Arthrobacter sp. B1I2 genomic window:
- a CDS encoding penicillin-binding transpeptidase domain-containing protein yields the protein MGKSTKLSLAIAALILGTSLVACDDGKSGAEAAAQQLAGAVSALDVGSVAFDGKDAAAANDQLHQIFAALDPQKPEVQAGGLTLDGDKASAPLNYTWKFGDAEWKYTIAANFRKSGDKWLTVWDPAILAPGLADSEIVTKGSQSPQRADILGAGDVPLVTYRPVVNVGIDKPRLGGADPADSAGKLAALVGVDPAAYVQQVKGAGAEAFVPAITLREEGRTISDEQIQAIPGARGIPASMPLAPSRTFARAVLGSVGEATADQIEASKGALAAGDVTGVGGLQQQYDEQLRGSDAVVIRAQRADLTREQIQSAGTDPRRVLFQVAPKPGTPLKTTLDPRLQTLAESILEKVGPASAIVALRPSTGAVLAAASGPGSNGYNTAMLGQYAPGSIFKMVDSLAMFRNGMTPDSTIQCTPTLTVDGRTFKNSEGYPETSLGAVTLRDAFAHSCNTAFISQRDAVSQGQLEAAATSMGVAVEAPKLGAEAFLGSVPGQAQGTEHAASMIGQGKVLLSPLAAAIMAGSVAKGAPVSAQLVLNPDDGAPAAGTTAGSTAPAAEPSATATAEAPSTASDKPITAAEAASLADMMRAVVTSGHAGFLSSVPGAPVGAKTGTAEFGTENPPKTHAWIVAVHADLAVAVFVEDGGLGATTSGPLLKQFLTAAG from the coding sequence ATGGGGAAATCAACAAAACTTTCGCTTGCCATAGCTGCGCTCATCCTGGGAACCTCGCTGGTGGCCTGTGATGACGGAAAGTCCGGGGCCGAGGCCGCGGCACAGCAGCTGGCCGGCGCAGTCTCGGCGCTGGACGTAGGGTCCGTGGCCTTTGACGGCAAGGACGCCGCCGCGGCCAACGACCAGTTGCACCAAATCTTCGCGGCCCTGGATCCGCAAAAGCCCGAGGTCCAGGCAGGCGGACTCACGCTTGATGGGGACAAGGCCTCCGCACCCTTGAACTACACGTGGAAGTTCGGTGACGCGGAGTGGAAGTACACCATCGCGGCGAACTTCAGGAAGTCCGGCGACAAGTGGCTCACGGTCTGGGATCCGGCCATCCTGGCACCCGGCCTCGCGGACAGCGAAATCGTGACCAAGGGCTCCCAGTCCCCGCAGCGCGCCGACATCCTCGGTGCCGGTGACGTCCCGCTGGTGACTTACCGTCCCGTGGTGAATGTGGGCATCGATAAGCCCCGGTTGGGCGGCGCGGATCCCGCCGATTCCGCCGGCAAACTGGCTGCACTGGTAGGGGTGGACCCTGCCGCCTATGTACAGCAGGTCAAGGGGGCCGGCGCCGAGGCCTTTGTTCCCGCGATCACCCTGCGTGAGGAAGGGCGGACCATCTCCGACGAGCAGATCCAGGCCATCCCGGGCGCCCGCGGGATCCCGGCATCGATGCCACTGGCTCCGAGCAGGACGTTTGCCCGTGCCGTGCTCGGTTCGGTAGGGGAAGCTACGGCGGATCAAATTGAAGCGTCAAAAGGTGCGCTGGCCGCGGGCGATGTTACGGGCGTCGGCGGGCTCCAGCAGCAGTACGACGAACAGCTCCGCGGATCCGACGCCGTCGTCATCAGGGCGCAGCGCGCCGACCTGACCCGCGAACAGATCCAATCGGCAGGCACCGACCCCCGGCGCGTCCTTTTCCAGGTGGCGCCCAAGCCCGGCACACCGTTGAAGACCACCCTTGATCCGCGGCTGCAGACGCTGGCGGAGAGCATCCTGGAAAAAGTGGGGCCGGCGTCAGCCATCGTGGCCCTCCGCCCCTCCACCGGGGCCGTGCTGGCAGCTGCTTCCGGACCGGGCAGCAACGGCTACAACACCGCAATGCTGGGACAGTATGCCCCGGGTTCCATCTTCAAGATGGTGGATTCCCTGGCCATGTTCCGCAACGGGATGACGCCGGACTCCACCATCCAGTGCACCCCCACGCTCACGGTGGACGGGCGCACCTTCAAGAACTCCGAAGGCTACCCCGAGACCTCTTTGGGCGCGGTGACGCTGCGGGACGCCTTTGCGCACTCCTGCAACACTGCCTTCATTTCCCAGCGCGACGCCGTATCACAGGGCCAGCTTGAAGCCGCTGCCACGTCCATGGGGGTGGCGGTCGAGGCGCCAAAACTCGGTGCCGAAGCCTTCCTGGGTTCCGTTCCGGGCCAGGCCCAGGGCACCGAACACGCAGCATCCATGATTGGCCAGGGCAAGGTGCTGCTCTCCCCCTTGGCCGCAGCGATCATGGCCGGCTCCGTGGCCAAGGGCGCCCCGGTTTCCGCGCAGCTGGTCCTGAACCCCGACGACGGCGCGCCGGCTGCCGGAACGACTGCGGGGTCCACTGCTCCGGCAGCCGAACCGTCCGCCACCGCCACCGCCGAGGCACCCTCCACCGCCTCGGACAAGCCGATCACTGCCGCGGAAGCGGCATCGCTGGCAGACATGATGCGCGCCGTCGTCACGTCCGGCCACGCCGGCTTCCTTTCCAGCGTCCCCGGCGCACCTGTGGGGGCGAAGACCGGAACCGCCGAGTTCGGCACCGAAAATCCGCCTAAGACCCACGCCTGGATCGTGGCCGTCCACGCCGACCTTGCCGTGGCCGTCTTCGTGGAGGACGGCGGCCTGGGCGCCACCACCTCGGGTCCGTTGCTGAAACAGTTCCTCACCGCCGCCGGCTAG
- a CDS encoding phytoene desaturase family protein, producing the protein MPDVVVVGSGPNGLAAAAVMARAGLSVEVFEAATKIGGGTRTTELMQPGHFHDVCSAVHPMALASPFFRAFELPRRVDLVTPEVSFGSPLEGGRAALAYKSMDRTVAELGRDGHAYRRLMEPLVRHIDDVMDFTQNQLLRIPRNPLMAGVYGLRTLEQGTGLWNLRFREELAPALLSGVAAHAISHLPSLAAAGAGLMLGALGHAGGWPIPRGGSASIAAALADDIRAHGGVIHTGTPIDRLEQLPATRATLLDVAPRGLLDMAGESLPGRYRRALERFRYGNGSCKVDFILSGPVPWQAGGLSDAGTVHVGGTRAELARSENEVSAGRHPELPYVLVAQPSRFDPSRAPEGRHTLWTYCHVPSGSTKDMTSQVVAQLERFAPGFRDLVVESHAITAAELADYNRNYIGGDFSAGIMDVRGLVQKPVVSPVPWRSPLLGVYLCSSSTPPGPGVTGMPGMHAAKYALKDVFKLPVPDLGLS; encoded by the coding sequence ATGCCTGACGTCGTGGTAGTCGGCTCCGGCCCCAACGGACTTGCCGCGGCAGCGGTCATGGCCCGGGCAGGGCTGTCAGTGGAGGTCTTCGAGGCAGCAACAAAGATTGGCGGCGGAACGCGGACCACCGAGCTGATGCAGCCCGGACACTTCCATGATGTCTGTTCAGCGGTGCACCCAATGGCCTTGGCGTCACCTTTCTTCCGGGCCTTCGAGCTGCCCCGCAGGGTGGACCTTGTCACCCCTGAGGTGTCCTTCGGGTCACCACTGGAAGGCGGCCGGGCTGCCTTGGCCTACAAGTCGATGGACAGGACGGTTGCGGAACTGGGCCGGGACGGCCACGCGTACAGACGGCTCATGGAACCGCTGGTCCGCCACATTGACGACGTCATGGACTTCACCCAAAACCAGCTCCTCCGGATTCCCCGGAATCCCCTGATGGCCGGCGTTTACGGACTGCGGACCCTGGAACAGGGGACCGGACTATGGAATCTCAGGTTCCGCGAGGAACTGGCACCGGCCCTCCTCAGTGGAGTGGCCGCCCACGCCATCTCCCATTTGCCCTCCCTCGCAGCCGCCGGGGCCGGGCTGATGCTCGGAGCCCTGGGGCATGCCGGCGGGTGGCCCATCCCCCGGGGCGGTTCCGCTTCCATCGCGGCAGCACTCGCGGACGACATCCGCGCCCACGGAGGCGTCATCCACACCGGGACCCCGATAGACCGGCTGGAACAGCTTCCCGCCACCCGCGCCACCTTGCTGGACGTGGCACCCCGGGGGCTGCTGGACATGGCAGGGGAATCCCTTCCCGGCCGCTACCGGCGCGCCCTGGAGCGTTTCCGCTACGGCAACGGCTCGTGCAAGGTGGACTTCATCCTGTCCGGGCCCGTGCCGTGGCAGGCCGGCGGACTTTCCGACGCCGGCACGGTGCACGTGGGAGGCACGCGGGCCGAACTGGCGCGCTCGGAGAACGAGGTCAGCGCCGGACGCCACCCCGAACTGCCGTATGTGCTCGTTGCGCAGCCCTCCCGTTTCGACCCCAGCCGCGCCCCTGAAGGCCGGCACACACTGTGGACGTACTGCCATGTACCCTCCGGTTCAACGAAGGACATGACCAGCCAGGTGGTGGCGCAGCTGGAACGGTTCGCGCCTGGCTTCCGCGACCTGGTGGTGGAATCGCACGCCATCACCGCAGCGGAGCTGGCTGACTACAACCGCAACTACATCGGGGGTGATTTCAGCGCCGGCATTATGGATGTACGGGGGCTTGTCCAAAAACCCGTTGTGTCCCCGGTCCCGTGGCGGTCGCCGTTGCTGGGTGTCTACCTTTGTTCGTCCTCCACACCGCCCGGCCCCGGGGTGACGGGCATGCCCGGGATGCACGCGGCAAAGTACGCCTTGAAGGACGTCTTCAAACTGCCGGTGCCGGACCTGGGGCTCTCATAA
- a CDS encoding DeoR/GlpR family DNA-binding transcription regulator — protein sequence MKTDDRHRIIAEILRRQPEASVEELMQACGASGATIRRDLEVLAGHGVLRRMHGGARSLIGHGQNPGYGQRELEDRDAKKRIAAAVAGLLAEREHVWLDSGSTATEVARAAAGRELTLMPMSLQALNAAAGGDSAAGSRPALLLPGGSVMPGELCFRGPLAESNIRSLRFDTAVVTPCAVDFQGGLLAHDLDDAAIKKAGLESAARVVVAASAGKWQANARVLVAGLDRVDVIVTDRQFSSQDHAQLEKYTVEVVTV from the coding sequence ATGAAAACGGATGACCGGCATCGCATCATCGCTGAAATCCTCCGGCGGCAGCCGGAGGCCAGCGTCGAAGAGCTGATGCAGGCCTGCGGCGCCTCCGGGGCAACAATCCGCCGGGACCTTGAGGTACTGGCCGGTCATGGCGTCCTCCGCAGGATGCACGGCGGCGCCCGCAGCCTGATAGGCCACGGGCAGAATCCCGGCTACGGACAGCGTGAGCTGGAGGACCGGGATGCCAAAAAGCGAATCGCCGCTGCCGTAGCGGGCCTATTGGCAGAGCGGGAACACGTCTGGCTGGACAGCGGCAGCACGGCAACCGAGGTGGCGCGGGCCGCGGCCGGCCGGGAACTGACCCTGATGCCCATGTCCCTGCAGGCCCTTAACGCGGCAGCGGGCGGGGACAGTGCTGCAGGTTCCCGGCCTGCGCTGCTGCTCCCGGGTGGAAGCGTGATGCCCGGCGAACTCTGTTTCCGGGGACCCCTGGCCGAGTCCAATATCAGGTCCCTGCGCTTTGACACCGCTGTGGTCACGCCATGCGCCGTGGATTTTCAGGGCGGCCTTCTGGCCCACGACCTCGACGACGCCGCAATAAAGAAAGCCGGCCTCGAATCGGCGGCACGCGTGGTGGTGGCCGCCTCGGCCGGAAAGTGGCAGGCCAATGCCAGGGTGCTTGTCGCCGGCCTGGACCGCGTGGACGTCATCGTAACGGACCGGCAATTCAGCAGCCAGGATCATGCCCAACTCGAAAAATACACTGTGGAAGTAGTGACCGTATGA
- a CDS encoding glycosyltransferase family 87 protein: protein MHETRAPDGGRRYRIVVPSRSDALLRNFTEVVGGPLGTRADPGVASPGIYSVERVLILLTTLAALVGILLKGYCRVNGWETPTQFYATCYSDFPELFRNRGMAAGIFPIVGSGSQFEYPVLIGLIAGMTAWLVPGGDPSARALAYFDINAVLLAAVAMVTVLVIARMPGRRPWDAAMVAVAPGIVLAGTINWDLWAACLLAAGMYFFARQRLVPAGVLIGLATAVKLYPLLVLGAILLLAVRTGRWRPLLVTVGSAAATWLVVNVPFAAANPSGWAYFFQYSADRGAGYSSAWFAYNLVADRLGWSGLSAEAVSVLSAVLFVLACAGIAIVALTARRRPRLAQLAFLIVAAFILTSKVYSPQYVVWLIPLLALARPRWRDFLVWQGIEGLHWAAIWMYLGQVTSAGSSQHNLDMPYYVLAVAAHMVAVAYLMTRVVRDIYDPSYDPIRRHHLDDPHGGPFANAPDRIRLEPMRPAASLRTSKARSHA from the coding sequence ATGCACGAGACCCGAGCGCCGGACGGTGGACGACGGTATCGAATCGTGGTGCCCAGCCGCAGCGATGCCCTGCTGCGGAATTTCACCGAGGTGGTTGGCGGCCCGCTGGGGACCAGGGCAGATCCCGGCGTGGCCTCCCCCGGCATCTATTCCGTGGAGCGGGTGCTCATCCTCCTCACGACGCTGGCAGCCCTGGTGGGGATCCTGCTGAAGGGCTATTGCAGGGTCAACGGCTGGGAGACACCCACGCAGTTCTATGCAACCTGCTACTCGGATTTCCCTGAACTGTTCCGGAACCGCGGCATGGCGGCGGGGATCTTTCCCATCGTGGGCAGCGGCAGCCAGTTCGAATACCCGGTGCTCATCGGGCTGATCGCGGGTATGACGGCCTGGCTGGTGCCGGGCGGTGATCCCAGCGCCCGGGCGCTGGCCTATTTCGACATCAACGCCGTGCTGCTCGCGGCGGTGGCCATGGTCACCGTGCTGGTGATTGCGCGCATGCCCGGCCGCCGCCCCTGGGATGCCGCCATGGTGGCGGTGGCCCCGGGGATCGTGCTCGCCGGAACCATCAACTGGGATCTTTGGGCGGCGTGCCTCCTTGCAGCGGGCATGTACTTTTTCGCCCGGCAGCGGCTTGTTCCTGCCGGGGTCCTGATCGGCCTCGCCACTGCTGTCAAGCTGTATCCGTTGCTGGTGTTGGGCGCCATTCTGCTGCTTGCCGTGCGCACGGGAAGATGGCGCCCGCTGCTGGTGACCGTCGGCAGCGCGGCCGCCACCTGGCTGGTGGTCAACGTGCCGTTCGCGGCCGCCAACCCCTCCGGGTGGGCCTACTTTTTCCAGTACAGCGCCGACCGGGGTGCCGGGTACAGTTCAGCCTGGTTCGCCTACAACCTGGTGGCGGACCGGCTGGGCTGGTCGGGGCTGAGCGCCGAAGCCGTCAGCGTCCTGTCCGCCGTGTTGTTCGTCCTGGCCTGTGCAGGCATCGCCATCGTTGCCTTGACGGCCCGCCGCCGCCCCCGCCTGGCGCAACTCGCCTTCCTGATCGTCGCGGCGTTCATCCTCACCAGCAAGGTCTATTCGCCCCAGTACGTGGTGTGGCTCATTCCGCTGCTCGCGCTGGCCAGGCCGCGGTGGCGCGACTTCCTGGTCTGGCAGGGCATCGAAGGCCTGCATTGGGCCGCGATCTGGATGTACCTTGGACAGGTGACCAGCGCAGGTTCCTCCCAGCACAACCTGGACATGCCGTACTACGTCCTGGCGGTGGCTGCGCACATGGTTGCGGTGGCGTACCTGATGACACGCGTCGTCAGGGATATTTACGACCCCTCGTACGATCCCATCCGCCGCCACCACCTGGATGATCCGCACGGCGGCCCCTTTGCCAACGCACCGGACCGGATCCGGCTGGAGCCAATGCGGCCGGCGGCTTCGCTCCGCACTTCGAAAGCGCGGTCCCATGCCTGA
- a CDS encoding MFS transporter, with translation MSTNTGTEQQAGLKAAAVATFIVFGINGLVFASWAARIPAVTQTLNITSGQMGTLLLCTAIGSLLALPTAGLVVGRIGTANTVRFAGLLAAVAGAGIAVSLSAASIPGTAVSLFFFGIGIGLWDVAQNIEGADVEHKLRRTIMPQFHAAFSGGAFVGALVGAGLSTLGVDLPLHLLVISAVVVLVALTVPRYFLPHVSTATAEGEPKPAKGPSAWRDSRTLLIGVVVLGATLTEGAGNDWIAKASVDGLATSESTGALMFALFVLAMTAMRFLGGRVIDKYGRVAVLRASMAAAAAGLGLFVLAPNIWLAGIGAALWGVGAALAFPMGMSAASDDPQHSAARVSVVSTLGYISFLAGPPLLGYLGDLTGIHTALLAIMAPILVALLLAGAARPLRVGQESTQLEPTERE, from the coding sequence ATGAGCACCAACACCGGCACGGAACAGCAGGCAGGCCTGAAAGCCGCCGCTGTGGCAACGTTCATCGTCTTCGGCATCAACGGGCTTGTCTTCGCCAGTTGGGCGGCCAGGATCCCCGCGGTGACGCAGACGCTGAACATCACCTCCGGCCAAATGGGCACGCTGCTGCTGTGCACGGCCATAGGCTCACTCCTGGCCCTCCCCACCGCGGGACTGGTGGTTGGCAGGATCGGTACCGCCAACACTGTCCGCTTTGCCGGCCTGCTGGCGGCGGTAGCAGGCGCGGGCATTGCCGTGTCACTCTCGGCCGCGTCCATACCCGGAACGGCGGTGTCACTGTTCTTCTTCGGCATCGGCATCGGCCTCTGGGACGTGGCACAGAACATCGAGGGGGCCGACGTGGAGCACAAGCTCCGGCGGACCATCATGCCCCAGTTCCACGCGGCCTTCAGCGGCGGCGCCTTCGTGGGGGCCCTCGTGGGGGCGGGGCTTTCCACCCTGGGCGTGGATCTTCCACTGCACCTCCTGGTCATCTCAGCCGTGGTGGTACTGGTGGCCTTGACCGTGCCACGCTATTTCCTTCCCCACGTATCAACGGCCACCGCGGAAGGGGAACCGAAACCCGCCAAGGGACCATCAGCGTGGCGGGACAGCCGGACCCTGCTCATCGGCGTCGTGGTCCTGGGCGCCACCCTTACGGAAGGGGCCGGCAACGACTGGATCGCCAAGGCCTCGGTGGACGGACTCGCGACATCCGAGTCAACGGGCGCCCTCATGTTCGCCCTCTTCGTCCTGGCCATGACGGCCATGCGGTTCCTCGGCGGCCGTGTCATTGACAAGTACGGACGCGTGGCGGTGCTGCGGGCCAGCATGGCTGCCGCCGCTGCGGGGCTGGGCCTCTTTGTGCTGGCTCCCAATATCTGGCTCGCAGGCATCGGCGCAGCCCTTTGGGGTGTTGGTGCCGCCCTCGCCTTCCCCATGGGCATGTCTGCAGCCTCTGATGATCCACAGCACTCGGCAGCGCGCGTCTCCGTTGTATCCACCTTGGGTTATATATCCTTCCTGGCCGGACCACCGCTGCTGGGCTACCTGGGTGACCTCACCGGTATCCACACCGCGCTGCTGGCGATCATGGCACCCATCCTGGTGGCCCTGCTGCTGGCCGGAGCTGCCAGGCCCCTGCGGGTCGGGCAGGAGTCCACCCAGCTGGAGCCAACTGAGCGGGAATAG
- a CDS encoding histidine phosphatase family protein, with protein MTNPAFAPRPQLWILRHGETEWSKSGQYTGLTDLPLTVEGEQQAVEARKVLDGVDFDLVLTSPLRRARRTAELAGFPDARHEPLAVEWNYGDYEGISSDLIRKDNPDYLIWTHGVPNGETLDEVAARADKIIGRILESGMDNVLIVAHGHFSRILTARWLELPPTEGRHFVLGTAKVCTLGWDKKTPAIVRWGL; from the coding sequence GTGACCAACCCCGCCTTTGCCCCGCGCCCCCAACTCTGGATCCTCCGCCACGGCGAAACCGAATGGTCCAAGAGCGGACAGTACACGGGCCTTACCGACCTCCCCCTGACGGTGGAAGGCGAGCAGCAGGCCGTGGAGGCCCGCAAGGTGCTGGACGGCGTCGACTTCGACCTGGTGCTCACCTCCCCGTTGCGGCGGGCACGGCGGACGGCCGAACTCGCCGGCTTCCCCGATGCCCGGCACGAACCGCTCGCCGTCGAATGGAACTACGGGGACTATGAGGGCATCAGTTCGGACCTGATCCGCAAGGACAATCCCGACTACCTGATCTGGACGCACGGCGTGCCCAACGGCGAAACGCTCGATGAGGTTGCTGCGAGGGCGGACAAGATCATCGGCCGGATCCTGGAATCAGGGATGGATAACGTGCTGATCGTGGCGCACGGACACTTCTCCCGCATCCTTACAGCGCGCTGGCTGGAATTGCCGCCCACGGAAGGCCGGCACTTTGTCCTGGGCACGGCCAAGGTCTGCACCCTTGGATGGGATAAAAAGACGCCCGCCATTGTCCGGTGGGGCCTTTAA
- a CDS encoding ABC-F family ATP-binding cassette domain-containing protein has product MAHIDVSGIDYFLSDGTQLLNGVTFKVPDGTKTALIGPNGTGKTTLFRIIAGDLVPDEGVVGRSGNMGIMRQFVGQVRDGSTVRDLLVSAAPPALAAAAREVDDAELAMVEYDDEPTQMRYAQAIVDWGDAGGYDVETVWDEVCMAALGLPFDRAQHRPASTLSGGEQKRLVLEALFAGPDDLLLLDEPDNYLDVPGKRWLEEKLNESRKTVFFISHDRELLNNAAGRIVTLEPGINGAGAWIHGGGFGSYVEARADRNARFEELRKRWDEEHIKLKELVNMYKNKAAFRSDMANRYHAAQTRLAKFLEMGPPEALPIEQNVQMRLKGGRTAKRAIVAEKLELAGLMKAFSTEVWFGDRVGVLGSNGSGKSHFLRLLATGGTDPEREHLPVSEVEIAEVPHEGTVKLGARIRPGFFAQTHIRPDLLGKTLLEILHRGDEHRSGLGREAAAGALDGYGLAGQSEQKYESLSGGQQARFQILLLQLSGATLLLLDEPTDNLDLHSAEALERAIDHFEGTVLAVTHDRWFARTFDRFLVFGSDGKVYESAEPVWDEQRVERVR; this is encoded by the coding sequence GTGGCCCATATTGACGTTTCCGGCATCGACTACTTCCTCTCCGACGGCACCCAGCTCCTGAACGGGGTGACTTTCAAGGTTCCCGACGGCACCAAGACCGCCCTGATCGGCCCCAACGGCACGGGTAAAACCACGCTGTTCCGCATCATCGCCGGAGACCTTGTCCCGGACGAGGGCGTCGTTGGGCGCTCCGGAAACATGGGCATCATGCGCCAGTTCGTGGGGCAGGTGCGGGACGGCTCTACAGTCCGTGACCTCCTGGTCTCCGCCGCTCCCCCGGCCCTGGCTGCCGCTGCCCGCGAGGTTGATGATGCCGAACTGGCCATGGTGGAATACGACGACGAACCCACCCAGATGCGGTATGCCCAAGCGATCGTGGACTGGGGGGATGCCGGTGGCTACGACGTCGAGACGGTGTGGGATGAGGTCTGCATGGCCGCGCTGGGACTCCCGTTCGACCGCGCGCAGCACCGCCCGGCGTCGACCCTTTCCGGCGGGGAGCAGAAGCGGCTGGTGCTGGAAGCACTGTTCGCCGGACCTGACGACCTGCTGCTGCTCGACGAGCCGGACAACTACCTGGATGTGCCGGGCAAGCGCTGGCTCGAGGAGAAGCTGAACGAATCCAGGAAAACCGTCTTCTTCATCAGCCACGACCGGGAGCTGCTGAACAACGCCGCGGGCCGCATTGTCACCCTTGAGCCGGGGATCAACGGTGCCGGAGCCTGGATCCACGGCGGCGGCTTTGGATCCTATGTTGAGGCCCGCGCAGACCGGAACGCCCGCTTCGAGGAATTGCGGAAGCGCTGGGACGAGGAGCACATCAAGCTCAAGGAACTCGTCAACATGTACAAGAACAAGGCCGCCTTCCGTTCCGACATGGCCAACCGCTACCACGCGGCCCAGACCCGCCTGGCCAAGTTCCTGGAAATGGGGCCGCCGGAGGCGCTGCCCATCGAGCAGAACGTGCAGATGCGCCTCAAGGGCGGCAGGACCGCAAAGCGCGCCATCGTGGCTGAGAAGCTGGAGCTGGCTGGGCTCATGAAGGCGTTCTCCACGGAAGTCTGGTTCGGCGACCGTGTGGGCGTGCTGGGCTCCAACGGCTCCGGCAAGTCCCACTTCCTGCGGCTGCTCGCCACCGGCGGCACCGACCCCGAACGCGAGCACCTGCCCGTCTCCGAGGTGGAGATCGCGGAGGTTCCGCACGAAGGGACCGTGAAGCTCGGTGCACGCATCCGGCCCGGTTTCTTTGCCCAGACCCATATCCGTCCCGATCTCCTGGGCAAGACACTGCTGGAGATCCTGCACCGAGGCGACGAACACCGTTCCGGGTTGGGCCGGGAGGCAGCCGCGGGCGCCCTGGACGGCTATGGCCTGGCAGGACAGTCCGAACAAAAGTACGAGTCCCTCTCCGGCGGCCAGCAGGCACGGTTCCAGATCCTCCTCCTGCAGCTCAGCGGCGCCACCCTGCTCCTGCTGGACGAGCCAACCGACAACCTTGACCTGCACTCCGCTGAAGCGCTGGAACGGGCCATTGACCACTTCGAGGGAACGGTCCTGGCGGTCACCCACGATCGCTGGTTCGCGCGGACGTTCGACCGGTTCCTGGTGTTCGGATCAGACGGAAAGGTATACGAGTCGGCGGAGCCGGTCTGGGACGAGCAGCGGGTGGAGCGCGTCCGCTGA